From Dendropsophus ebraccatus isolate aDenEbr1 chromosome 2, aDenEbr1.pat, whole genome shotgun sequence, a single genomic window includes:
- the PLAG1 gene encoding zinc finger protein PLAG1 isoform X2, whose amino-acid sequence MATHSPEKTHKCNYCEKMFHRKDHLKNHLHTHDPNKEAFKCEECGKNYNTKLGFKRHLALHAATSGDLTCKVCLQTFESTVVLLEHLKTHAGKSSSGVKEKKHQCEHCDRRFYTRKDVRRHMVVHTGRKDFLCQYCAQRFGRKDHLTRHMKKSHNQELLKVKTEPMDLLDHFTCSVPIKDELLPVMSLSSNELTSKPFTNSLQLNLYNTQIQSMQSSATTHQMVAPPLSLGMPCPIDMDPVHPSHQLSLKYPLNSTSYAVSMPDKEQPLKVEIESYLMELQSGMTPSSQESPSSSSKLGLDPQVGPLDDSADGVSLSKSSVSISEPLNASSLDFNQLFNFIPANGPPYSTPVSVGSLCMGYSQEEASSSMAQLPPQPQDPQDPSNNICFGSLHSLSSAFTSNLNTTTTLPRFHQAFQ is encoded by the coding sequence ATGGCTACACATTCTCCAGAGAAAACCCACAAGTGTAATTATTGTGAGAAAATGTTTCACCGGAAAGATCATCTTAAAAATCACCTTCATACGCACGATCCCAATAAAGAAGCCTTTAAGTGCGAAGAATGTGGAAAGAACTACAATACCAAGCTGGGGTTTAAACGTCACTTGGCCTTGCACGCTGCTACAAGTGGAGACCTCACGTGTAAAGTATGCTTGCAGACTTTTGAAAGCACAGTGGTGCTGCTAGAGCACCTAAAGACCCATGCAGGCAAATCTTCCAGtggtgttaaagaaaaaaaacaccaatgcgAGCATTGTGATCGTCGCTTTTACACCCGTAAAGACGTCCGCAGACACATGGTAGTGCACACTGGGAGAAAAGACTTCCTTTGTCAATATTGTGCACAGAGGTTTGGGCGTAAGGATCATCTAACCCGTCATATGAAGAAAAGTCACAATCAAGAACTGCTGAAAGTGAAAACGGAACCTATGGATCTGTTGGATCATTTCACCTGCAGTGTTCCTATAAAAGATGAGCTGCTTCCCGTGATGTCTTTATCTTCCAATGAGCTGACATCAAAGCCATTTACAAACAGTTTGCAGTTGAACCTCTATAACACGCAAATTCAGTCCATGCAGAGTTCAGCAACAACACACCAAATGGTCGCTCCACCATTATCTTTGGGCATGCCATGCCCCATAGATATGGATCCTGTCCATCCTTCTCACCAGCTTTCGCTGAAATACCCACTTAATTCTACCTCATATGCAGTTTCAATGCCTGATAAGGAACAACCATTGAAAGTGGAGATTGAAAGTTACCTTATGGAATTGCAAAGTGGCATGACGCCCTCCTCCCAGGAGTCTCCGTCATCTTCATCTAAGTTAGGCTTGGATCCTCAAGTAGGGCCATTAGATGACAGTGCTGATGGAGTATCCCTCTCTAAAAGCTCTGTTTCCATTAGCGAACCTCTCAACGCATCTTCATTGGACTTTAACCAGTTGTTTAATTTCATACCAGCCAATGGTCCCCCGTACAGTACACCTGTATCAGTTGGGAGTTTATGCATGGGCTACTCTCAAGAGGAGGCCAGTTCATCCATGGCACAGCTCCCCCCACAACCACAGGATCCTCAAGACCCTAGCAATAATATATGTTTTGGTTCTTTACACTCACTATCCTCTGCTTTTACAAGCAACCTAAATACAACCACGACATTGCCACGATTTCATCAAGCTTTCCAGTAG
- the PLAG1 gene encoding zinc finger protein PLAG1 isoform X1: MATVIPGDLSEVRDTQKVPSGKRKRGETKPRKNFPCQLCDKAFNSVEKLKVHSYTHTGERPYKCTQQDCTKAFVSKYKLLRHMATHSPEKTHKCNYCEKMFHRKDHLKNHLHTHDPNKEAFKCEECGKNYNTKLGFKRHLALHAATSGDLTCKVCLQTFESTVVLLEHLKTHAGKSSSGVKEKKHQCEHCDRRFYTRKDVRRHMVVHTGRKDFLCQYCAQRFGRKDHLTRHMKKSHNQELLKVKTEPMDLLDHFTCSVPIKDELLPVMSLSSNELTSKPFTNSLQLNLYNTQIQSMQSSATTHQMVAPPLSLGMPCPIDMDPVHPSHQLSLKYPLNSTSYAVSMPDKEQPLKVEIESYLMELQSGMTPSSQESPSSSSKLGLDPQVGPLDDSADGVSLSKSSVSISEPLNASSLDFNQLFNFIPANGPPYSTPVSVGSLCMGYSQEEASSSMAQLPPQPQDPQDPSNNICFGSLHSLSSAFTSNLNTTTTLPRFHQAFQ, translated from the exons ATGGCCACTGTCATTCCCGGTGATTTGTCAGAAGTAAGAGATACCCAGAAAGTCCCTTCAGGGAAGCGTAAACGTGGTGAAACAAAACCAAGAAAAAACTTCCCTTGCCAACTGTGTGACAAGGCATTTAACAGTGTTGAAAAATTAAAAGTCCATTCAtacactcacacaggagagaggccCTACAAGTGCACGCAACAAGACTGCACCAAGGCCTTTGTTTCTAAATACAAATTATTAAG gCATATGGCTACACATTCTCCAGAGAAAACCCACAAGTGTAATTATTGTGAGAAAATGTTTCACCGGAAAGATCATCTTAAAAATCACCTTCATACGCACGATCCCAATAAAGAAGCCTTTAAGTGCGAAGAATGTGGAAAGAACTACAATACCAAGCTGGGGTTTAAACGTCACTTGGCCTTGCACGCTGCTACAAGTGGAGACCTCACGTGTAAAGTATGCTTGCAGACTTTTGAAAGCACAGTGGTGCTGCTAGAGCACCTAAAGACCCATGCAGGCAAATCTTCCAGtggtgttaaagaaaaaaaacaccaatgcgAGCATTGTGATCGTCGCTTTTACACCCGTAAAGACGTCCGCAGACACATGGTAGTGCACACTGGGAGAAAAGACTTCCTTTGTCAATATTGTGCACAGAGGTTTGGGCGTAAGGATCATCTAACCCGTCATATGAAGAAAAGTCACAATCAAGAACTGCTGAAAGTGAAAACGGAACCTATGGATCTGTTGGATCATTTCACCTGCAGTGTTCCTATAAAAGATGAGCTGCTTCCCGTGATGTCTTTATCTTCCAATGAGCTGACATCAAAGCCATTTACAAACAGTTTGCAGTTGAACCTCTATAACACGCAAATTCAGTCCATGCAGAGTTCAGCAACAACACACCAAATGGTCGCTCCACCATTATCTTTGGGCATGCCATGCCCCATAGATATGGATCCTGTCCATCCTTCTCACCAGCTTTCGCTGAAATACCCACTTAATTCTACCTCATATGCAGTTTCAATGCCTGATAAGGAACAACCATTGAAAGTGGAGATTGAAAGTTACCTTATGGAATTGCAAAGTGGCATGACGCCCTCCTCCCAGGAGTCTCCGTCATCTTCATCTAAGTTAGGCTTGGATCCTCAAGTAGGGCCATTAGATGACAGTGCTGATGGAGTATCCCTCTCTAAAAGCTCTGTTTCCATTAGCGAACCTCTCAACGCATCTTCATTGGACTTTAACCAGTTGTTTAATTTCATACCAGCCAATGGTCCCCCGTACAGTACACCTGTATCAGTTGGGAGTTTATGCATGGGCTACTCTCAAGAGGAGGCCAGTTCATCCATGGCACAGCTCCCCCCACAACCACAGGATCCTCAAGACCCTAGCAATAATATATGTTTTGGTTCTTTACACTCACTATCCTCTGCTTTTACAAGCAACCTAAATACAACCACGACATTGCCACGATTTCATCAAGCTTTCCAGTAG